Below is a window of Pelagicoccus albus DNA.
TTTATTGCCAACTGTTGAAGCAAAGCGTCGCCCGTCTCAAGGGAGACGCCGCCGCTACCCAGATTCGGGCAAGCGTGAAGCTCGACTTCGTCTACCAGGGCGAAGGGGAAATGCAGGCCGCCAACCGTCACGAGGACGGGTTTACAGTGCTGAAACGCTTGGATTTGAAAGAAGGCATGTGCGAGCCGATTCAGGCCCGCATCCCAGCCAGTTTCATCAGCGAAACGCGCCTTCGCATCGACCTCTACCGTAAGCTTGCGCTTGCGGGCAGTCCATCGGCGGTACGCGAGCTACGGGAAACCATTATTGACCGCTTCGGCAAGTTTCCGACCGAGGTGGAAGCCCTGTTAAGATTAACAGAGATACGTTGTCTTGCGGAACAAAGGAACATCCATTCGGTCGAGTCCCAAGGCAATCGATTGAAATGCCGGATTTACAAAGGCCGAGAGTCGGATTACATCAAACTCGGAAGCCGGTTCCCCCGCCTCAATGCCAATAATGCCTTGAAACGGCTAAACGAAATCCTTGTCTTCCTCAATAATTTGCCTAGTCACCGCTCTTAGCCCTGATGCCGAGCACACCTTATATGATTAAAAAAGCGACCATTCTCCTCTCTCTGATCTTTCCCCTCGCCATTGGTTTTGCCCAAACGACAACTCCGAAAGGCGCACGCTTGGCGAACAGCATCGCGGCGATCGCAGAGGACAAGATTATCACCGTAGAAGAAGTACGACGCGAACTTCAGCCGTTCCTGCCTCAAATCCAGGCAGATTCACAAGGCGATCCGGTTAAATTCCGTCAGCTCATCGAGGAGATGGAGTCTGATATTATCCAGAATCTAACCGACAACGTCCTGATCGTAAAACAGTTCTACGACGATAAGGGCCAAATCCCCGCTAGCTTCGTGGACAATGAGATCGAGGAGACCATCATCACCAAATTCGAAGGCAAGCGCTCCCTCTACCTCGACTACCTGAAGTCGATCGGCAAGACACCAGAAGAGCACCGCACCATGATCAAGGAAGAGATCATCGTGAACTACATGCGCAGCAAGATGCGCAAATCCGCCTCCATCGTCAGCCCGGTTCGCATCGAGGAATTTTACGAACAGTACAAGCAGGAGTTCTTCGAGGAAGAAGCCATCCACTTGCGTTTGATCCGCCTCACCAAATTGGCAGATGAGAGCGAAGAAGTACTCAAGCAGACCGCGGACGAAATTTACGAGAAGCTCGAAATGGGCTTCGCCTTCGACGAACTGGCAGCGAAATACAGCAACGACCCGAAGGCCAAAAAAGGCGGAGACTGGGGCTGGGTAACGCGCGGTTCGCTCATCGAACAACTCGCAGAGCCAGCCTTCGCCCTGAAGGAAGGCGACTTCAGCGACCCGATCCAAATCAAGAGCAACCTCTTCATCCTTTACTGCGAGGAGCACCGTCCGGAGGGCTACATGCCGCTTCCCGAGGTTCGCGACAATATCGAGGAAATCCTGATTTCCAGCATGGCTCGCGAAGCGGAAGAGAAGTTCCTAGAGCGTCTACGCCGCGACGGCTACGTTCGCCGCTTCAACTAATCACGGTTTTACCCGCGCGGACTGTTTTCGGTCCGTGCTTTTTTGTGTCCGCTCACAGCCGGATTCCGCTGTTGCTTATCCGGAGAAATACGTATGCCATGGATTCGCTCTTCGGAGCCTGTTACCCCACCCCGAAATCCATGCCTCAAGAAACTTATCGCACTCCCAAGCTCCGCGATATCAGCGTAAACGAACGTCCTCAGGAGCGACTCGAAGCCCACGGTCCCCAAAGCCTCAGCGACACTGAGCTTATGGCCATGATTCTGCGAAGCGGCAGCAAGGGCCGCAATGTGCTGAGCGTCGCCTCGGAGATTCTCCAACAAGCGTCCTCCCTCAACGGGCTCCTGAAGTGGAGCGACGCGGAATTCAAAAAGATAAAGGGGGTCGGCAAAGTGAAGGCCCTCCAACTTGTTACCATAATCGAGATTTGCCGACGCATCCGAGATCGCTCCCCGGTCTCCGAGCCGGTGCTCGATAGCCCAGACCTCGTAGCGGACTACCTGAAACGCGAAGCCGAAGAGCTCGAGGTAGAAAAGTTTTGGACCCTTTGCCTGAACCGGAAGAACCGTATCATCAAAAAGGTCGAAATCACCTCTGGCACCGCCTCAAACAGTCTGGTGCACCCTCGCGAGGTCTTCCGAGAGGCCATCCGCCATGGAGCATCCGCAGTGATCTGCGCCCATAACCACCCAAGTGGCGATCCCGCTCCAAGCGCCGCGGATATCAAGGTCACCCGCCAGCTGCGCGAGGCCGCCAAAGTGATTGGGATCGACCTTCTCGATCACGTCGTCGTTGGAAACAACCGCCATGATCCCAAAGGCTTGGGCTACTACAGTTTCCAAGAATCGGGGCTCCTTTGAACATCCCTGTACCCCTCGGGCACCCGACAACGGCACGGTATCCAGAATTCAAAAACGGCTTCAAAGAGGGGCCCTCCCACTGGGGTGAAACTTTTCTTAAATTTACACTTGAACTTTGTTTCAAAACCGGAACTGTAGGCGGCCTTTCACCGGTCGGTGGGATACTCAAGCGGCCAACGAGGGCAGACTGTAAATCTGCTGGGGAAACCCTACACAGGTTCGAATCCTGTTCCCACCACCATTTTTCCGGTTTCGGAAAACACGATGAAAATCAAAAATGACGACCATGCCGCTGGTCGTTTTTTTGTGTCCGCATCCCTGCCTTCAACCAATTGACTCATTCGATAACGCGAATCGCGGAATCGACGCATTTTCTTCACCTGACAAATGGACAGTTCACTCTTCGATTACGACTTGCCGCAGGAACGCATCGCTCAAGAGCCTGCTCCTGTCCGCGACGCGTCCCGCCTCCTAGTCGTACACCGAAAGGAACGTAAGATCGAGCACCGCCAATTCTCGGACTTGGCGGACTACTTGGGAACTGGAGACTCGATTTTCCGCAACAATGCTCGCGTACTGCCCGCTCGCCTATTCGCACAGCGACCCACTGGAGGCGCCGCTGAATGCCTTCTCTTGCGCCCCGCAAACGATGACGGACTGCAGTGGTGGACGCTCCTTCGCCCTGGCAAGAAATTGCCGTTGGGATCGACCTTTGGAAGAGACGGCCTCTTCCAGGCATTCGTGGAGGAAAAAAACGAAAAGGCCGAATATCGGGTTCGTTTCGAGTTGGAGACTCACAACTCTGTGGCCTCCTTAGCCGAGGATTTGGGGAAGATGCCGCTTCCTCCCTATATCGACCGAGAAAAGTCCGATCAGCGGGACGAGGCGGACAAGGAACGGTATCAGACCATTTACGCATCGGCGGAGCGCTCCGTCGCCGCAGCGGCCCCGACCGCCGGATTGCACTTCACTCCCGAAGTGGTGAGTAAGCTGCAAGCCAAGGGAGCAAACTTCTACGACCTTTCCCTGCATGTAGGCATGGGTACTTTCAAGCCATTGCAGACCGAGCGAATCGAGGATCATCAGATCCATCGCGAAATCTACGAGATCCCGGAGAGCACTCAAAAAGCCCTGCGGGAAAGTGGAGGCTCACGAAAAGTTTGCGTAGGCACCACCAGCGTTCGGAGCATCGAGGACTATTTTGCCAAAACCGACAAAATCGTCTCAGGGAACTTTGTAGCCGAGGCGGGCATCTTCATCTACCCGCCGCGGGCCTTTGCCGGAGTGGATGCACTCATCACCAATTTTCACCAGCCGAACTCTACTTTGCTCTGCTTGGTGTCCTCATTTCTTGCTCCTGGCGAAATGGACGGAATCGAGTGGCTAAAGGAAATTTACGCCGAGGCAATCGACCGAAAGTACCGCTTTCTTAGCTACGGCGACGCCATGCTCATCCTTTGACAAGCGAGACCCAATCCTGTAATCTCGCCAAATCCATAAATTAAATCAGCCAATCCCATGGGCCAATTTGAGAAAGCTTCCATCAGCAGCATAGTCGAAGACGCAACTTTCGACTTTACGATGGGCGACGCCGAAATCGGTATCGCCAAACTTCAAGCAGCCCTACAAGAGCAGCCAGAAGCCTTCGAGGCGTGGCATGCCTTGTGCGAGATTTTCTACTCGGAAAAACGCTACGACGAGGCTCTTGAGGCCGCTGAGAAAGCGCACGCCCTGAAACCCGACGATCTCTTCGTAAATACCAGTTTGTCCCGCATCTGGCTGGAAAAAGGATCGAAGGAAAAAGCCGAGCACTTCGGGGCCCAAGCCCGTATGGCTAGCTGGAAGGATCAGCTGCAAAACCCAGACAGCGCCTCATCCCAATCGGATTTGGCCTAATCCCCACAAAAACAACGACTTTTCGCCAAAGATTAGGAAGGCTTTAAAGCCTCGACATTCCTGAGATAACACCCAAATTCCACCCCCTTTTACGGGACAGGCCTATGGACAACAATTACTCGCTAGATTTCGAACAGCCGCTACGCGGACTCATCGAACAGATGGAGCACTTGCACCAGCTGTCAGCTGAGAACAACATCGACCTATCGAAAGAGATACGGGGAATCGAGAAGAAGATCGAAGAAACGAAACGCTCGATCTACAGCAATCTCACCCCTTGGCAGCGAGTACAATTGGCCCGTCATCCACAGCGTCCCTATGCCTACGACTACATCGAACGGATTTTCACCGGCTTCCAGGAGCTCCACGGCGACCGCGCCTTCCGCGACGACCGCGCGATTATCGGCGGAACCGCATTCCTTAATGGGGAATCCGTCATGGTCATCGCCCAGCACAAAGGCCGTACCACCCGTGAAAAGCTGAAGCACAACTTTGGCAGCCCCTATCCGGAAGGATACCGCAAGGCGCTTCGCCTCATGAAGATCGCCGATAAATTCGACCTCCCGATCATCACCTTCGTCGACACCCAGGGAGCCTACCCTGGAGTCGCGTCCGAAGAACGCCACGTTTCCGAGGCGATCGCGGTCAATCTGCGTGAAATGAGCCTCATGGGATCTCCCATCATCTCTACCGTTATCGGCGAAGGCGGTTCCGGCGGAGCTCTCGGTATCGCGGTGGCCAACAAGATCCTAATCCTCGAAAACGCATACTACTCTGTGATTTCACCCGAAGGTTGCGCCGCGATCCTCTGGAAGGACCGTGCCGCAGCTCCGCAGGCAGCTGAGGCTCTCAAATTTGGGGCCTCCGAAATTCACAAGCTGGGCATTGCTGACGGCGTGATCCCCGAACCAATTGGCGGAGCGCACAACGACCCAGACGCAGCCGCCGCCAATCTCAAGGGCGAGATCGTAAAACACCTAGCAGATCTCAAGAAACTCACCCGCGAAGAACGAATCGAACAACGCTACCAGCGCTTCCGCAACATGGGCGTTTTCGAAGAAGAAATCAGCGACGGAAAAGTCGTACCCATCGAAGAAGCAGCCTCCTAGGCTAAACTCGTCATTCCAAGCAGCCTCCAACCGAACAAAATGAGCGCAAATTCAGACCTGAAATCGTCCTCCAAGACCAGCTCCGTCACCATCGAAAACGGTGCCGACGTCGTCGTCGAAGCCCTCGTGCGTGAAGGTGTCGACGTGATCTTCGCCTACCCAGGCGGAGCTTCGCTCGAGATGCACCAGTCACTCGCCAAGCGCAAGGACGACATCCGGACGATCCTCCCTCGTCACGAGCAAGGCGGCTCATTCGCCGCGGAAGGATATGCCCGAGTAACCGGCAAGGCCGGCGTCTGTATGGCGACCTCCGGACCGGGAGCAACCAACTTGATGACCGCGATTGCAGACGCATTCATGGACAGCACGCCGCTGGTCTGCATCACCGGACAGGTTTATTCAAAATTCATCGGCAAGGCAGCGTTCCAGGAAACCGACTTCTTCGGCATGACGCTTCCCGTGGTCAAGCACAGCTACCTCGTGTTGGATGTGAACGACCTGCCTCGCATCATGAAGGAAGCCTTCAAGATCGCCACAACCGGTCGTCCTGGCCCCGTCGTGGTAGACATTCCCAAGGATGTTCAACAAGCGGCGGTTAATCCCGTTTGGCCAACCGACGAACAAGTCCCTTACCGCGAGTCCAAGCTTCCGGAAAACGCCTCAGATCGCGAGCTGGAGAACGTTCTGAGCCTGATCGAAGACGCAAAGCGTCCAGTCATCTATTTCGGTGGCGGTGTTGTTTCCGCGGAAGCCCACAAGGAACTTACGGAATTCGCCGAAAGAACCGGTATTCCAGTAGCGTCCACCCTCATGGGGGCCGGCTCCTTCCCTGAAACGCATCCATTGTCCCTCAAGTGGTTCGGCATGCACGGATCCGCTTTCGGAAACTGGGCGGTCCACCAAAGCGACTTGCTCCTCACTTTCGGAGCCCGTTTCGACGACCGTATCACAGGTGACGCCTCCAAGTTCGCTCCTCAAGCGGAAATCGTGCACATCGATGTTGATCCATCCGAGCACAACAAGAACAAGATCGTCCACCATCCGATCGTCTCCGACATCAAGTACGCCCTTGGACGCATGCTGGAGTTGATGGGGATACGGGGTTTCAAAAAGCCGAATCTCGAAGCGTGGCAAAACCAGTGCACCGAGTGGAAGAGAGATTTCCCATTCACTTACGAGGAGAGCGAGCACATCATCCCACAGCACGCGGTCAAAACGCTCTGCAAGCTAACCAAGGGTGACGCCATCATTACCACTGGCGTGGGACAGCACCAAATGTTTGCCGCCCAATTCTACGATTTCAACTACCCACGCAGCTTGATTTCATCCCTTGGCTTGGGATCCATGGGCTATGGCTATCCATCCGCAATCGGAGCCAAAGTCGCGTGCCCAGAGCGACAAGTCATCGACATCGATGGTGACGGCTCTTTCGCCATGAACGTGCAGGAATTGGCCACCGCGAAAATCGAAAAGATCGCCGCCAAGGCCATGATCCTAAACAACCAGCACCTTGGTATGGTCGTGCAGTGGGAAGACCGTTTCTACAACAGCGTTCGCGGAAACACGATTCTCGGAGACGAGTCCAACATCGGCACTCCCGAAAACTTAGGCGGACTCTACCCGGACTACGTTAAGATCGCTGAGGGCTTCGGACTTCCGGGTCGCCGCGTCCACAAGAAGAGCGAGCTCGAAGACGCCATCCAGGAGATGCTCGATAGTGAGGAGGCCTTCGTCCTGGACGTAATCACGCCTTACGACGAGCACGTGCTGCCAATGATTCCAGCCGGCAAGACTGTCGATCAAATGATCGTACGTTAATCCGCCCAGAGCGTATTCAAATTTCAAAGCCGCTTCTCGATTTCGAGAGGCGGCTTTTTATTGCTGCAACAACGCTCAGAGTTCTCGGCTAGGAGAATACAGTAGCCAACTTTCCACTACGCTCGTCAGCCATCAAGGTATCTTCGTCGCCGTAGTGCTTTGTATCCACAAAAATCTGCGGAACGGTTGTCTGTCCACCGGAGCGTCGCTCCATCTCCTTGAAGTTGCCGGTGGGAAGTTTCACGCCTGCAACAATAGCGACTTCCTTCCACTTGTACGGGATCCTGTGCTTCTTCAGGATATCCTCTGCTTTTCTGCAATAGGGGCATTGTTTGCTGCCAAATAATTCTACGTCTTTCATAGCCTCAACTAATCTCAATCACAACCGCGGTTATATTGTCCCTACCCGATTCTTCAAATGCTTCCTTAACGAGGCGATTGGCTGGTTCCATCTGAGCGAACCGAGGCGGAGGATTCCGCACAAGCTCCTCAAGCCGACGGTCCCAAACACCATCGGTTACTCCATCCGAGCAGAAAACAAAGCGATCACCCTGCTCGATTCCAACCGAACCAACTTGGGGCTCGATCTTGCGACACCGCCCTCCTAGGACTTGTTGCAACACGTTGCGTTCCGGGTGGTTACGCGCTTCCCGTTCATTGATTTTGCCCTCTCTCAACAACCACCCCACGTGCGTGTGGTCTTCGGAAAGTTGACGGCAGCCGCCGCTTGCCGGGAGGTAATATATTCGGCTATCACCGATATGGCAGAAATGAAACCAACCGGGAGACAGCCAACCTAGGCTCAGTGTAGCGCCCATACCCCTACACTCTTCGTAGTAGGCCGACATGCTAGTCATCTCTTTATGGATACGCTCGAATAGTTCCGTCAATATTTCAGCTGAACCACGCTTTAAGCCGATCGCAGATAGCTTGAATGCCTTCGGCAATAGATCGGCGATCTTTTGCACTGCGATGCGACTAGCGAATTCGCCCGCATTTGCTCCACCCATTCCGTCACTAACAGCGAATACAAAATCGCCCTTAACCATCGGGGCCATGCCCGTTTTGCCCAGGTACTGCAATCCCTCCGCATTGAAGGTTAGGGCAAGGAATGCATCCTCGTTATTTTTACGATAGCGGCCTGGGTCGGTTAAGCCCGACCACTCCACTCCAGTCTTATCGTTGTACTCACTCATCTACTTTGCGCTCAAAGTCTCCTCCCCGAGCAAGTTCCGCGTCGTCAATGGTCAAGCCCTCTCCCGTCTCGATCAATGTAGCAAACTCGAAATCGATAAGGCAGAAGCGTCCAAGATGAGGATTGTAAGTTACGTTTCTTGTGAAGGCATCTCCATGACGAACGCCGTAAGTTTCTAGTTCTTCGAAAAGCATACGCTCTTTTTCCGAGCTAATCTTCTGCACGATGTTTCCACAGTTTGAAGTCACAATGTAAAGCCGGTCCGGATACTCTTCCAGCAACTTAGGGACGAACTCGCAGCCTCTCGTTTCCAGGTATCGCAAAACCCGGACCTCGTTCTCGAAACGTTCCTTCGAAAGGAGTCCTTTGTACTTCTTGTGAACCCTTCCATCGAAGCCGATTCGAACCTCTGCTCTTTGCGTATCTTTGATCTCTTGCATGATCGTTTTTGAGCTTTGCAGATAAAAGCGTGAATCCAACCAATTATTTAAACCAGAAAAGTAAAATAAGTTGAAACTAGGCGCGCGTTTTGCTGATTTCGGAGTCCGTTCCAGTGGCGGCGACACTCCTTTGGAAATGCCTCCTAGTCAACGGAACGATCCAAACCCTAATAGTTAAAACAAGTATCTATGGCTAAATACAAATTCGAATACATCTGGCTAGACGGCTATTCGCCTGTGCCAAATCTTCGTGGAAAAACTCGCCTCGGCAACGAAGCTCCTAAAAGCATCGAGGACCTACCTCTCTGGGGCTTTGACGGTAGCTCCACCCAGCAGGCCGAAGGCAGCAGCTCTGACTGTGTACTTAAGCCAGTAAAATTTTACCCTGACGCAGCTCGCGGCGAAGACTCCTACATCGTTCTCTGTGAAGTAATGATGCCAGACGGCGAAACGCCACACCCAACCAACCATCGCGCGACCATTTTGGACGACGAGGACACTTGGTTCGGACTCGAGCAAGAATACTTCCTCTTCCAAGACGGCAAGCCACTCGGTTGGCCAGACGACGGCTACCCATCTCCGCAAGGTGAATACTACTGCGGCGTTGGTTACGCTAACGTTGGCAGCGTAGCTCGCGAAATTGTAGAAGAGCACCTCGACCTCTGTCTCGCGGCAGGAATCAACCACGAAGGTATCAATGGCGAAGTTGCCAAGGGCCAGTGGGAATTCCAGGTTTTCGCCAAGGGATCCAAGAAGTGTGCCGACGACATCTGGGTAGCTCGCTACCTGCTCGACCGCCTCTGCGAAAAGTACGAAATCTCTGTAGAGTACCACTGTAAGCCATTCCAGGGCGACTGGAACGGTTCTGGTATGCACTGCAATTTCTCCACCAAGTTCATGCGTGAAGTTGGCGGCAAGGACTACTTCCTCAAGCTCATGGACGCGTTCGAAAAGAACAAGGACGAGCACATCGCTGCTTACGGTCCAGACAATCACCTCCGCCTCACCGGTCTCCACGAAACTCAGTCTATCGACAAGTTCTCTTGGGGTGTTGCTGACCGTGGCGCCTCTATCCGCGTACCACACAGCTTCGTCAAGGGTGAAGCCTACAAGGGCTACCTCGAAGACCGTCGTCCAAACTCTCAGGGAGATCCATACCAGATCTGCTCTCGCGTCCTCAAGACCATCTCTGAGGTCCCAACAGCATAAAGGCGACTCTGGCCTAGGAAAAACTCTTGAATATTTCAGCGGCTCCCCAATCGGGAGCCGCTTTTTTGTGCCTCGAATTTTGACGTTGAGAAGCGACTTGGACTGCCACTCAATGCCGCAATGCCAAGACCCATCGGATGGATTAAACGCGACCCGGAACTCGGTAAGCTAAAGATAGAAGCCCGCATATTCGGCAATAAGCTGACCTTCCATCGTCAGGCTGGCCGATTCGAGCAATGGGAAGAATTCACCCCAAACGACGAGGATTGGGATACGATCTGCGAGCTAGCCGAAAACAAATTCCAGCGAGGCAAGGTCCAGGCCCAACACCTCAAGATTATCCAAGCAAGAGGGCGAAAATTCTAGCAATGACCCGCCTCCTACCGCTTCAAGGAACGGCGGTAGAGAAATGCCATACCTAGACAGCTGAAAAGGGTCACCAGAGCAGCGATAAGGTAGCATCCACGTAGCAAGGTCGGCAGAAGCTGCTCCATCAATTCCACCGAGTCTTTGGGAGCCGCCTGTAGGATGGTTTTAATTGGTTCCCTCTGTAAGATGGAGGCGATCTCAGCGGAATCGATCTGCAGAGCCGCCCAAAGCAAATACACCAGAACGGTTACAGCGAGGAGACATTGATTCACCGCTAGGGCTTTCGCCGCTGCCACTTTTCGCTCTGCGATCAAAACCTTTCGCTTCCAAAGCTCCACCCCACCGTGGAGAAGCAAAGCCGCCCCCACAAGAACACCCGCCAAACCACCTAAGACACCAGAAAAGAGGAGGGATAAGGCGCCAAAAACCAGCAGACTGTAGGCACTCATAGCCGATAAAACTACAAGTTGACGCGATACCTCTTTTTCGCTGGGAGAAACCATTTCCTTAGGGCCGATGCGTCCGGGCTGCCTTAATTAAATCCGGCGGAGCCACTTCCAGCTTGTCCAGCAGCTCTGTCTGAAGGTCTAAAGCCATCATAGACTGGGAAGGAACGTCGAAACCGGCATAGACCGAGGTCATTTCCGCCCTCGCCATTGGAGTCATACTTCCATCGGCTTCGACCTTTCTGAAGCGATAGAAGTAAACGACTGACTTTTGCTTGATCTCCTTGACGAACAGGTGGACCTGAAAGCGATCCCCGTAACGAACCGGAGCATGGTAATCACAACTCGCCCTTACCCTTGGCCATCCCCAAAATTGATCCCCTTCCTGAACGACAGGCTCAAATCCGAGCGACTTGAGGAAGGCGTGCTCTGTGATTTCCATCCACCGGAAGAAATTGGAGAAATGGGCGATCCCCGCCATATCCGTTTCGTAAAAAGCGAGTTCGCGCTCCAGTACATAATCAAAAGCCATATCGCAAAAAGGATTCTCAGAGTCCTTCAAAAACACAAGAGGATCCTGCTCTCCGGGTAAGCTGAGGAAACAACGAGGGATAGGTATTTATTCAGGTTTGAAGCAGATAATTCTTCAGCTCGGGATCCTTCAGTCTCCTAGGAAAAAACCGATACCAAAACCACAGTGCCCTCGATTAACACCATTTCACCAGCAGAACTCAAAGAGGCGGCTCAATTGCTGCCCTCTTCCCCTCGTATCTTTGGCAAGCTCAGCTCGCTGCTGCGTAATACAGATACGGATTTGAGCGACATCACAGACCTGGTAAACGCGGACTCAGCTCTCACAGCAAGCGTGCTGCGTTTGAGCAACAGTGCTATGTTTTCACTTGGGACTGCGGTAGACACTCTGGATGAAGCGATCAATCGCATCGGATTTCGCGAATTATTCAAATTGGTAGGGTTTGCAGCTTCCCAACAACTCTTCGCCGAAGAAAACGCGACCTACAACATCACCGGATCCGAGCTCTGGGAAAATTCGCTGGCCTGCGGGATAGGCATGGAAATATTGGCTCGTCGAACGGGATACGATGAACAGGAAGCCTATACCATTGGCTTGCTCCGCAATATGGGGAAAATGGTTCTCGACTTCTGTGTTAAGGGAAAGCCGCAGTACCCCAATTTTTCCCGCCAAAATGAGCTGCCACTCATAGAATGGGAGGAAAACAATTTTGGAATTACCAATCCCTCAGTAGCCGGGTTTATTCTCATGACTTGGCACTTCTCCGAGGAGACATCCTACACCATCCAATATCAATATCAGCCAGGGGAAGCCCCAAGAAAGCTCCCACTTATTCATTTACTCAATCTGGCAAACGGAGTTGCTGAGAAGATCGGAAA
It encodes the following:
- a CDS encoding acyl-CoA thioesterase encodes the protein MAFDYVLERELAFYETDMAGIAHFSNFFRWMEITEHAFLKSLGFEPVVQEGDQFWGWPRVRASCDYHAPVRYGDRFQVHLFVKEIKQKSVVYFYRFRKVEADGSMTPMARAEMTSVYAGFDVPSQSMMALDLQTELLDKLEVAPPDLIKAARTHRP
- a CDS encoding HDOD domain-containing protein; the protein is MPSINTISPAELKEAAQLLPSSPRIFGKLSSLLRNTDTDLSDITDLVNADSALTASVLRLSNSAMFSLGTAVDTLDEAINRIGFRELFKLVGFAASQQLFAEENATYNITGSELWENSLACGIGMEILARRTGYDEQEAYTIGLLRNMGKMVLDFCVKGKPQYPNFSRQNELPLIEWEENNFGITNPSVAGFILMTWHFSEETSYTIQYQYQPGEAPRKLPLIHLLNLANGVAEKIGKGLHGESTYWANWEDYLPKTGLSRDEFEESTEEIEQALQKVVSNF